ccatccatccatccatccatccatccacccatccatccacccatccgtccgtccatccatccatccatccacccatccatccacccatccatccatccatccatccatccatccatccatcccaggACAGACCCGGCCACCCACCCATCCTTCCAGATACCTATCCCTCCACCCATCCCTTCATCCACCTGCTGATCCCTGGACAGTCCCACCTGTATggacccacccatccatccatccatccctggACAGATGCACCCAGCCGTCCATCCGTCTGTCCCTGCACAACCACAACCACCCgtccgccccccccgccccgaatcCCCGCACGGAGCCTGTGAGCCAGAAACCTCCCGGGTCCAACACTCGGATTGCCATCACCTTGTTGAATGGCagcggggggggacggacacacgGCTGAGCTCCCCCAACTTCGCAAGGGGGTCTCAAAGCCCCCCCAAAGCTGCGACACCGGGGCAGGGGACGTGATTTGCCTCCCcgttcctccccaggggctgaAAGCAGCCATGGCCCGTGGAGGGGAGCTGCAGAGCCCTCGCACCCGTCCCCGGGGAAGCTCTCCATCCCCCAGAGCAGCTCTCCATCCCCTGGAGAAGCTCTCCATCCCGCCCAGCTTCTCTTATCACGAAGGAATTTGCAACCCAGGCAAATACTTCCCTCCCCACCGAGATAccgctggcagggagggagcggggccctGGGTGGGTGCCAGGTCCCGGCAGGGtgcgggaccccccccccgccagcccccgtGAAGCCCccgaatcccccccccccccccccagcgctgctCTGGGCGGGCAGGAGAGGCTCAGCCGTGCAACGTGACCCGAGGAGCAGCGGGGACTTCCCGGCTGCCCTCGCCCGCGGTGGCTGCCGGCCAAGCCCTGCTCTGCTTTGTCCCAATTaactgaggaaactgaggcacggagggcAaacgggctggggagggggcaaagCGATgcccccaggacccccagataGCCACCCAGATGAGCCCCGAATCCACTCAGCCCCACGGGTGGGTGGCCCCACGCTAGGAGACACTCAGCCATAAATGCCCCCCGCCTCCACCCCGGTCACCCCAAGGGGGACAGACCCCCCCAGGGTGCTGCAGCCCACCCTAAAGCCCCCCGGGATCAGCATCACCCCTCAGTGTCTCCCTCCGAGGAGCCGGGAGGGGTCCCGTACCCCATTTTGGGTGGAGGCCAGGTGTGTCCCCGGGCTTTTGTCTGCCGTGGGCTGGGTGACAGCCACAGGGACGGTGCTGACGGGTGGCACCCACCGTCCCCCACCGGCTGCCACCCCCCCAGCGTGTCCCCGGAgagggggggtcctggggggatgcACCCCCTTCCCCATCGCCAGGCGTCATACAAAGGCAGACCCTTCGAGGGGATGCAGGGTGCTGCGCGGTCTGGGtgtgcacccatgggtgcaggacccccccccccgggtgcaccgtggctgggtgggggtccccctgggtgcccaggacccccgtggggacaggagggacgtgGTGGCTCAGAGTATATCCCCAAGGGGCTGGGGACAAAtgccatgtccctgtccccaagcaGGCAGGACCTCAAGGGTGCCCTTGGCTGGGGCGGGTGGGGACGGGACCCCGCTGGGTGCCCCCTCCCAGGGCCTGACCCTGTTTGCAGCAACCCCTGAGCTGggtttgggagggaggaggaggaggacggtgGGTCCCAGCTGCAGCTTCATCGCTCAGGAATGCAGCAGGACCTCCGCCGCGTTGCTTAACCCTTGGGGAGCCAGGCGGCCCCACTggcccctgcactgctgggggggggggtaaatGGGGTGTCCCCATGGTGACCCCACTGGTTGGGGACATCGGGGCGGATGATGGCCCCGGACCACCAAGGGTCCAGGTCATCCCCTTGGAGATGCCTCCATGGAGGAAGGTGGCTCGGGGCTTGGCCGGGGTCGCATCCAGCATCCCTCGGGGTGCTGAGCACGGCTTGGGAGGGCCCCTGGATCCAGCCCCCGAAGcgctgggggggggctggggagtgggggggggggggcgtggcaGAGCCTTATCAGCCACAGGTCTTTCATCTGGGGTTTATGACCCCATCAGGAGCTCTGGTGGCCtttggggccggggccggggggggggggggcgcagggggatgcgggggggacgcggcgggggacgggacaggacgTGTTTGCTCCCAGCTCCTCCATCACCCACCCGGCACGGGAGGAATGCGCCTGAtaaggggctggggtggggaacGGCCCCCGACACCCCCCCTGCGCCAGCAGCGGGGTCAGGGGGTCCCCCTGTCTCCATGGGGGTCCCCCAAAGAGGAGCGGAGAGGTGGGGGGTCTTGGGGAGCCCCATGAgcacccccctgccgcgggctaCATCCAGCCCCGGTGTGGAGCATCGCCCCAAGGCGGCGGCGATGGGGGGGGCAGGGACGATCGGGGGGTCtcagggcagccccggggccaaACGCTGCCGGCACTGCGGGGTCAGACACTGCCGGgaccccgggggggggaggggcaccTCTGGGACCCCAGGGTGGGACCCCTGTCACCAGACACCACAGGGACCCCGGGGTGGGACCCCACTGCAACCCTGGGGTCAGATACCACGGGGACCCCCGGGTGGGTCCCCCTGTGACCCCAGGGTGGGTCAGACACCTCGGGGACCCCCGGCTCAGCCCCTGCCGGGGCTGCTCCAGCGCCTCCATTTCCTcgtcccttctcctcctcctccttctcctgccggCGCGGTGCCACCGCCGGCACCCTCAAAGGACACCGAAATGGCGCAGGTTTGGCAGAGGAACAAACCCCTCGGCTGGCGGCGGCGTGGGGCCGAACCGGCTATGGGGCGGAAACGGGGCAGAAATGGGGCAAAATGGGGCAAAATGGGGCAGGAATCAGGCAGGAATGGGGCAAAATGGGGTGAAATGGGGCTGGAATGGGGCAGAAATGGGGCAAGACGGGACGAAATGGGGCAAGATGGGACGAAATGGGGCAGGAATGGGGCAGAAATAGGGCAGGAATGGGGCAAAATGGGGCAGGAATGGGGAAAAATGGGGCAGGAAtggtgctggggcagagcaggggtgACCAAGGGGACGGAGGCAcaggagagggggacagagaCGGCGCCGGGACGCTCTCGACCCAAATTTCTCGGGGAAAAAGGACGGAGTTGGGCTGGGCGGCGGCACCGGGGCCCAGCGGGGCGATGCCGGGATGGGGCCCCCCAAAACAGCCCACGGGAAGGGCCAAGGGCCGGGCACAGCCCCCCCTGCCCTGACTCACCCCTTTATGGCCCGGCCAGAGCAAACACAGGCAGGGCCGGGAATCCCCGGGTGGGACGGGGccaggaggctgcagggagcCCACGCCACCCGCgcgtccctgtgtcccccccccgccgccctgggGGCCGTGCAAACGCGCGTGCGGAGGTGCGGGGCTGTGCACGGCGAGGGGTTCCGCGAAAGGATTTGGTTGTGCAAAGGCGGGCGCTCGTGCAAGGCGACGGTGCCTGCGGACGGGCGCCTGTTCGAAAGTGCACGGTCGTGCAACGGGGAGCGGTTTTGCAACGGTGCGTGCTCGTGCAAGGCGCGCGTTCACgcaaaggtgtgtgtgtgttcccGCAAGGGCGCGTGCTTGTGCAAAGGTGCGTGTTCTTGCAAAGCGTGCACTCGTGCAAGGTGCATTCTCAGGCAAAGGCGCATGCTCGTGCACAGGTACGTGCTCGTGCAAAGGTGCACGCCCCTGCAAAGCGCGTACTCGTGCAGAAGCGCGTGTGCCGGCAAAGCGTGCACCCGTGCAAAGGTTGCCTCCTCATACGGAGGTGCGTCCTCGTGCAAGATGCATGTTCCCGCGAATGCGTGTGCTCGTGCGAAGGTGCACGCTCCTGCCAAGAGCGTACCCGTGCAAAGCTGCGTGCTCTCACGCCTGCAGCGGGGGTGGCCCACTCCCACCCGCAGCACCCCcaggacaccccccccaccccccaccccccggcaaAGGACATCGCTGCCTTCTTCGACCCCGTTGAGTGGGGACGTGCCCTGCCCCACGCCCCACACCCCCGGGGGGCTCCAGGCCCCTCCAGCACCCGGGGCCGAGGCTCTGCAGATAACGCTGGAATGCACCTCCgtgccgccccccccgcccccccacccccacccccccgggatGCTCCGGAGCCACCGTGAATCAGCCCCGGGGGGCGATAAaggcccggccgggggggggctgggggtcccgcGTGGGCGGGGAATGAACCCGGGAGAGGGGCTgagcccggggtggggggggtgggggagacgCCCTGGTGGGGGTGTCCCTTGttttggggtgcaggggagcggggctggctgccccaggggattgcagctgggggggggggggggagaagcctgggtgtcccccccccatcTCGTGGAGTGGGGGGAAGAGGCCAGGCAGGATTCCTGGAGCCGGTTGGGCAGGACGAGCCCCTCCGAGCCGCGCCGGGACTGTCCCCACGGGGGACACGCAccgaccccccccgccccggtcccggGGTCTCCGGCACAGCCAGCCCCGCCTGCGAACCCcaggaacgggggggggggggggggtcccaccgCCCCCAGGGGTGGGGGTCACtatggggggagggggtgtcagTGGGGTGATGTGGGGCTGGTGTGCAACGGTGGGGAGAGCTGGAGCCGTAGGGTCACCCAAAACGTGTGGGGCTGagccctgtccctctgtcccggGGCCCCACAGGTTATGGGGCTGAGCCCCATCCTTCTGCCCTGCACCCCACAAGTTATGGGGCCGAGGCCCGTCACTATGCCCCAGGGCCCCACGGGTTACGGGGCCGAGCCCTGTTCTTCTGCCTTGCACCCCACAGGTTATGGGGCAGACCCCCATTCCCCCACCCTGGGACCCCACGGGTGTGTGGGGCAGACCCCCGTCCCtccaccctgcaccccacaggTTATGGGGCTGACCCCCATCCTTCTGCCCTGCACCCCACAGGAACAAAAGCCCTGGGCTGGATCCAGCCCCACCTTCCCGGGCGCGCAGGGGCCCGGAGCGGGGCCGTGGGGAGGTGCCGGGGGGCCGCCCTCCCCGCCTCTCCCGGCTATAAATCGCGCCCCGTCCTCCCGTCCGTCCAGCTCCAACGCCGTTCCCGTGCCTCCACCGTCACCGTCACCATGAGCTACTCCCGCAGCAGCGTCTACTCCAGCTCCCACCGCCCCGGTGCCATCCCCGGCATCGGCTCCGGCCGCCGCTTCGCCCCTCTGAGCAGCGCGGCCAGCGTCtacgccggggcggggggctcagGCTCCCGCATCTCCATCACCCGCACCACCAGCTTGACCAGCTCTGGGGGTGGTTATGGGTCCGGCTACGGGGCCGGCTATGGGGCCGGCTATGGGGCTGGGTTGGGGGGCAGCATGTTGTTTACGGGTTCTGGCATGGCGGCCAACGAGAAGGAGACGATGCAGGACCTCAACGACCGCTTGGCCACCTACTTGGAGAAGGTCCGGAGCTTGGAGCAGGAGAACCGGCGGTTGGAGGTCCAGATCCGGGATTTCATGGCCAAGAAAGGTCCCAGCGCCCGGGACTGGGGCCACTACTGGGAGGTCATCGAGGAGCTGCGGGACAAGGTGGGGtccccgtggggggggggggggggtggccgaGCTGGCGTTGGTGTCCCCAAGGCTGGCGGCACCGTGGGGTTAAGCATTAACCCTGCGGGTGGTGGGGCTGGGTGAACTTTGCACCCCAAGGTCAGGGACGTCGCCTATCTGGGGCTGGACGTCTCCGGGGGGCTTCGCTGGGGCGGGGCACGAAGGGACATGACCAAGGGCACGGGGCAAGGCGGTGTCGGAGGGGGCCCAACGCAGCCTTCGTTAGGCAGACGAGCCCcacggtccccccccccccagcaccacgCTCTCGGCCAGGCTCAAGGGTCACCCAGGGCCCAGCCAAGCCCACCcgggtgcctgggtccccccaGGTGAACCCCGTCCCCACCCCCGTTTATCGCGCTCTTCCGGGGCGAGGTCCCCCTCGTCCTCCCCCCGCGGAGCGCGGGCAGCTGCCAGGGTGGCACCAGCCTGGGTGACGTGGGTGGcagcgccggcggcggcgcgggcaggtggcagcggggggggaggggtgtgtgtccTGCGCCCCAGTGACGGTGCCGTgtccgtgtccccgtccccatccccgtccccgtccccccagaTCTTCGAGGCGACGGTGGAGAACGCCCGCACGGTGCTGCAGATCGACAACGCCCGGCTGGCGGCCGACGACTTCAGGGTCAAGtgagggacggggggggggacgggaacgggggtggggaagggggacggggaagaggggtggggtgggaacggggacagggatgggggtGGGAACGGGGATGGGAAGGGTCGTGGGGATGGCAGCGGGGGTGGGAATGGGAATGGGGGCGTGGGTGGGAATGGGGGTGAGAATGGGGATGGGGTAGGGTTGGgaacggggatggggatggggatggggatgaggatgaggatggagaaaggacaggaatggagacagggacggggacgggggacggggacggggacggaaATGGGGATGGGACAAGGACAAGGATGGAAACGGGAGCGGGAACAGGGACAgaggatggggacggggacgggaacaaggatggggacggggacatggctggggatgaggatggggatgggatgggattggATGGGGCTGGAGATGGAGATGGTGGAGATGGAGATGATGAGGacgaggatggggatggggatggggcaggggtaAGAACACAGATGGGGTTAGAGACGAGGAtgaggacagggatggggaggggacggggacagggacggagacaaggatggggacagggacggggacataGCCGGGGCTGGAGCCACTCAACGCCGTGTCCCCAGGTACGAGGCGGAGCTGGCCATCCGCCTCTCGGTGGAGAACGACATCACGGGGCTGCGCAAGGTCGTCGATGACACCAACATGGCCcggctgcagctggagggggaGATCGAGTCCCTCAAGGAGGAGCTCATCTTCATGAAGAAGAACCACGAGGAGGTAGGGatgaagccggggggggggggggggcaggggggcagatccggggctggtggggacccCATGCTGACGCCAGCCCCTCGCTGCCCCCCAGGAGGTGAAGAGCCTCCAGGCCCAGGTCTCCGACTCGGCGTTGACGGTGGAGGTGGACGCGCCCAAGTCGCAGGACCTGGGCAAGATCATGGCGGAGATCCGGGCGCAGTACGACACCCTGGCCCAGAAGAACCTGGAGGACCTGGAGAAGCAATGGGGGCAGCAGGTGGgtccacacacccccccacacagcCAAACCTGCACCCCGGGGGACCCCGGTGGTCCCCAGGCAACTGGGGTGATCCTCCATGGGGGTGACTTCCCTGGGGGACGTCAAGCCAAGGggggggagcagcccccagctCAATGGGGTGGTCATCTGGGGGTCCTGACACAAGGGGGAACCCTGATCTGGGGGGGGGCGTTCCCCTGGGGCCCCCCAGTCTGACATAGGGGTGTTCCCCAAAGGCACCCCACAAGAGGGACTTGACCCGATGGGGTCCTGGCCCAACATCGGGGACGCTCTTGGGGTGACCTCTGTCCCGTAGGGGACCCCGAGCCCCAGTGGGCACCTTCTCCAAGGGGGTCCTGCTCCAACATCAGGGACATTCCTGGGGTGACCCCTGTCCCATGTGGGACCCCGGTCCTTGGGGTGGCTCTTCCTGGGGTGGTTtcacccccccgcaccccctccGTGGGTTGGGGTGGCCGTGGTGGGCCGGGCCAAGGCGCTGACCCCCAAACCACACGTGCGTGTCCCCCAGATCACCGAGAGCACCATCGAGATCACGCAGAGCAGCAAG
The sequence above is a segment of the Aptenodytes patagonicus chromosome 27, bAptPat1.pri.cur, whole genome shotgun sequence genome. Coding sequences within it:
- the LOC143171486 gene encoding keratin, type I cytoskeletal 18-like; its protein translation is MSYSRSSVYSSSHRPGAIPGIGSGRRFAPLSSAASVYAGAGGSGSRISITRTTSLTSSGGGYGSGYGAGYGAGYGAGLGGSMLFTGSGMAANEKETMQDLNDRLATYLEKVRSLEQENRRLEVQIRDFMAKKGPSARDWGHYWEVIEELRDKIFEATVENARTVLQIDNARLAADDFRVKYEAELAIRLSVENDITGLRKVVDDTNMARLQLEGEIESLKEELIFMKKNHEEEVKSLQAQVSDSALTVEVDAPKSQDLGKIMAEIRAQYDTLAQKNLEDLEKQWGQQITESTIEITQSSKDVDAARSTVVDLRRSVQTLEIDLESLRNQKAGLEANLMEVENRYAMQMEQLNGLILRAEAELLQVRNELQRQAEEYQALLNVKGKLEAEITTYRQLLEGGEEFSLQDALEKETTSTTQRTAQRVVDGKVVTETKEVKVRTY